agttgtctcTAAGACTGATGTGATCAAGTACACGctgtcaatgccaatattaaatggaagaatagGAAAGTGGATTCTGGCATTGTtaaaatttgacttgaggtacgaatcggctaaagcagtcaatgGGCAAGTAATaaccgattttgtcacccaacatcataagccaagtGTTGGCTATGTGGAGCCGGTACCCTAGatgttgttctttgatgggtcattgtGCAagtaaggtggtggcattggtattgttattatttcacctcgggggggcaagttttgagtttgcttttccaactgagctagtgattaccaacaaccaggcagaatatgaagctattcttaaggggcttcaacttcttcatgaagtaaaggccaaagcaattgaggtatttggagattcatagatagttattaatcagttggtcaacctatatgagtgcaaagaagatactctgaggggatattatgatgagtgccaaggGTTGCTCAAGAAATTCCTCATGTCTCTCTTTAATATATTCCAAGACCACAAAATCAAGAAGCCAATCGTTTAGCTCAAAATTTGTCAGGTTATCAagtgtttcaagaggtcttaagtagtgaaacctcgaataatgattggagagttgaaatagccgattaccttaggaatccatcacagaaagttaccagaaagctaaggtataaattgactaagtatgttttactagatgatcaactatattacaaaatagtcgatgtggtgttgcttaaatgcttaaatcaagaagaagctaaggtgctgatgggtgaagtacatgaagggatatgtggagctcatcaatcggcttatatgATAAAATGGATTATTTGcaggactggatatttctggccaacgatacatgaagactgttttgaatattataaaggGTACTAAGACTATCGgcattttggtaatattcagagaTCACCCGCattggctatgaatccaataatcaaaccgtggccatttcgaggttggggaattgatctaattggccagatttttctgtCTTCAAGTAaatgacataagttcatattggtagcaaaggattacttcactaagtgggttgaggcaattcctttgaagatggtaacctcaaagaacatggttgattttatcaaagagcatattgtgtatcattttggaattTCTCAAACTATCACcactgatcaagggacaatgtttacattagaagagtttagagattttgctgccagtatggaaattaagctactaaattcttctccttactatgctcaagctaatggccagacagaggcgtccaatcatactatgattaagctgatcaagaaaaagattaaggagcagccaaggaagtggcattcaatgcttaatgaggcattatgagcatataggatggcctatcatggatcgattaaaacatcgccttatgaacttgtgtatggtcataatgcagtccttccttgggaaattcaaactagatcaaggcgtgtcacattgcaaaatgatttgtcagccgaagtctacaagaatcttatgatagatgacttagaggacttgagttgccatcggctgcgtgctcttgagaatatcaaagccaataaactgaggattgcaaaatattaaaataaaaaggtcaaggacaagcaattttctgaaagagacttagtctagaaagtaaaattgtcgatcgggtcaaaggacgaCAAGTTCGACAAATGGTCGCCTAATTAGGAAGAACCTTATTGGATTAAATGTTGTgcgcctagcaatgcttatattctggaaacactaggaggaggaggaggagagtttgacagagcaatcaacggaaagtatctaaagaaatattatcctagtatTTGGATGAAGGCAACGTATCAGATGTAAACCAACCAAcctatgtaaacttgaaaactaccaatcaggaccactagatgctgatccaatggatggggtgagaggtgAGATTTTTTTGTGCTTAAGCCCCCCACCTGCCAgccttttttgcgcttaagcccctcaccccatccattggatcagcatctagtggtcatGATTGATAGTTTCtaagtttgcacaggttggttggtttaCACCTGACATGTTGCCTTAGAtgaatacttgatagccgattagTTTGATCATCggttctaatagccgataccaggagggtgtcgcctctagttcaaaaaatgaacccaaaggGGGAAAAGCCggtacgatatgtatcacctataagagcaaagcaaacatgaatAAATTGATGCATGGAACATGAAGTATGAAGCAAAAGAGAAACCACTTATGACGAAGAAATTATTTGCTagtatcacctattacaagctacaggcTAGAAAACACCTTGTTTATTATGTCATCGGCCTAGGAAGTgagggctacagagttggcggtgTCGAACAAATCCTTGACCAGGCGCTAATGATCCCCAGGGTGTTcagtgtgtaaggaaaatggaccctaggcccatttactttggattttgatgtttgatgactaacacaaccaaattggactaatgaatttgcaagtgattgttttgtagttcaatagggtgcaagacatgacttggatgaaggtgacgtgatgatccaatgatcaacaccataagcaagaccttagaagcacaagagaagatccaagatatcaagcaaagtccaagcatgaagataagaaCCAAGctagacgcaagatcgcgaagaaacgagctcatagagacGATCAGACGTTGGTAGCACAGTGATCGGACGCCTCAATCAAGAGGCTCGATAGtagcagtgactggacgctgaacaagcaaatcgaccggacataggacaatAGAGTTcggtcgagtatagagaggttctagagcggtgaaattgtgaccggacacgtccggtggcatgtgatcagacgctggtagtgtccgatcagttgatcatggctctaatggtcgggacgactggacgcgtccaatCAGGATGACCTGAGCATTTGGTCAGttgcagaaaagcgggatttcgtccccaacggctactttctcagtggggcttataaatagacccccaaccggccatttgaagagtgtggagctgagaaaacatatcaagggtgttgatacaccattttagtgatctccacttgtatagtgcttagtgattcattaggtgattagtgtaggtgctttgcgaagtgcttaggttgattagaccaccgcttatgcgtttgctctaggtttaggcctagtgtttagtaaggtttacatgcctcttatcactcggtgcttgcaagcACTATTATTGTGCAtcaaaggggcttgtagtcttgcaagatcacaccaaccgcgtttggggtgtggccaccaccgtgtaccggagggaataagGCCCATGGTGTTTTGGTCGGAAGTTTGATAGTGAAGACATCggagagcatctaggagaggcttgccgaaaggcacgttggagacccacttgcatgtggggaaggcccgaggctatccatggagttacctgactgggagcttggcccttgcgagggatttcttgcgaggggctccaacaaggactaggggaagcttgcgcgcttctcgatacctcggtaaaaataccagagtcatcgatgggagtttgcatatctctacctagctctttagcttccatatttacattgattgtattactccttttgcggtagagatagcaacaccctagcaaaatcgtagttgcacatttatatagtttatctattgcataagttttgctagggatagaaaaagaggccatagtttagaagttaaattttaagttgcctaattcaacccccctcttaggcatcatggtcccctacaTAGTGGCTGAAAAACCATAGGGAAGAAGCCAAACCTCGTGGCCAGAATGGGCTTGcgcagcagccaatgccatggcagcaccatgacgaacgccatgaagagcgacctctctgacacggtttgggatgtcgtgcaagcgaaccaccagaaCAACGCctctagcattgacaaatcccaccgtGTACTCCGCAGCTGATCGGAGGCTTTTTAGCTGAGCCAATAGATCTAAAAAATTCAAGGGAGGgatgatcaagatcttgaagataaAATTAAGTAAAGATGGAAAGTTGTAGTAGGCATCTCAAccatgattctggcctcagctttggccaacctatcctccaccgagtCGGCCTTGGAGGGTGATCGGCATCGAGCCATGGCTAGAGCCGATTCTATGATGGAGAGGCAGTTGGCAAGCTTCTGGCTAGcctgatcaatggaggcaagcagatcatcattgtcGATCCTCCTCCTTGGGTAGCAGGGGAGCTAACGACGAGTTGTTGACGAGGACAACCCTAGAAGTTTAGCGGAGTCAGCCCTGTGCTCCAGGATAGTGGGAGCATCCTGAGTTACACCCTCTTGGTGACAAAGACGCCAGCGTGGTGACGCGGAACCATTGAAGACCTCTTTAGCAGGCCTCTTATCGTTCTCCATACCTTCAAAACTATGAGAAAACAGAACTACACAAAAGATGCAGAAGGTTTGGGATGAAGCAGGTTATTTTTTAATCCACAGCCATGAcccatatatatagcccgagaaggtgagaagatagactttgtcggggttatggaattaaagtcagatatggaaacggatcgacactctagaaattcaggggatgGATCATAAAGAGACAACAAATTTGgatttattgcttcccataattacaaaatatcgtgggttggatacgaaaggtttacattaacCGATGATCAACCTACCAAGGCTTCTttagattgaagggagtccggatccccacaaggccaaaggtcatcatgaaccgagtcacatcagcccattgataaaattgcatCAAGGGAAGGAGAAAGGCCGCCTGCTCAAAAGATGCCCATATACCCAACTGATTTTGCGGTGActgggaaacaatgggaaagaaagccgcCTATTAAAAGATGCCCATTTCTCAGTGGCTGGGAAACCGTGAGAAAGAAATATGTGGTTTTCCCGATGGACATTTGATAAagtgaacaaggggaaggtgtccacacattttagcccttgcaaacactagaatagctctgcgatcatggagagaagactcaagtgatatcacaagaatttttCTAACCGTAGCAGCTGATCCTCTTTCTCGACAAGGCGCTatgatgagcgacacaatcaccttatgtataagaattcttctaaccactcaagatcctcatagcaaggaattagaccatgaaGGGTCCAGCGGAGCCAGAGGCACTCAAGgaagcaagcagaagagaaacataactgagttgttgaattgctctcgccagagtcggatagacattttatagtcgacctagaaagatggatccaaaCGCCCGTGAAgcgatgatgctctcgtaaagctTTAAAGCATGGACTCATAAGCTAGCAAAGACGGTGACAGACAGTAGActccagatcaagattctctacccatgactacagACATGTCAGGGGTGTAGGCctgataattttagaataaaattacttttatcctaaaattgggggcatgtgtttacaccaaaatttggaaagaagaattgCAGGAACTCAAAGCTCCCAAAATCGTGTCATCAAGAAATTGATTGCATAAAgacgatatcagctgattcaaatgcagcgcTAGAATCGcctctcttcagatagcgccaacagataatgacaaaagctacggttggcgccGGGAggaatatgtcggactctacaaaaagggaaagattagggtccaagttatcttaaattaggaatgttttattctataccaaagactgtaatgagtcgtacttaagtaggattcatgtttaggctccgggtataaatattggaccccggctattataaaagGACATCcattcaatcaaatacaagttatttacttttttagcttcggccaacccttaggagtaggagtagagtagatctcggcgagttcttcaacaagtagggctgcatcggtccggccgacctccagtttgtctgtaagtaccgtcatggtttatactttggtttgtacggctgcatcgatctggtcgacctctacTATGAactttagtataagctagttatcgactcttgtctacttcaagtacggctacatcgattcggtcgacctccactgctcaaactagattaaggtcacgttatcggctctatctaagggtggcgtccttcgggtagattcattaagttaccgatcttgctgatgttttcattgttattagtttgcagcaacatcaactcgcccggtcgagatcgatttagatcggcctcatatctttTTAGTCCGTCGTTCACTTTGTTACAACGTGATATTGTTTACCTTGAGCGACGGTTTATATTTCATCGACTGTTTTacctcgatcttgatcgtgcatagtacgcagtTAAGGCATGAATGATCTTGAAGCGatttgctggttagttaaatctggtctacggttcactattatagttgtaacgatccggtcgatccccattgatatcactatagattggaggatgctggTTAGTGGATCTATTCTTGATTAGGCGTGACTTTAACTGTTtgttatgcctgcatcggctaaattgGCGATCGCTTATGCGTTAATGTCTACAGCGTGTTTACATGACTCTGTgaagcgtgaatagatctgtttactttaaaggtttgatttattatctttatcacggctgtatcgatctggtcgaaccccactattagagatagtaggttaggtctgatgagtccataggtttgtccatatgaaatagtcgattattcacgcgttgtagttctcttcacctgaatcggctattttagcctattcgtccgagccttcacgtatagcatgtcttttggaaaGCATGTCGAAGTATGAATGTTTTTACggattcttcagttttagtttgttattatcatcatagttgtcatcgatccggtcgaacctcactgttgatggtaatatattagattcagagtgtttgtagatctattcgtatcagatagtcgatttgttcacatACTATATCTTTTCCcgattagattcattggctcaatgattCATATTGGTAATATCTACCTagttgatgatctcatttacatctatgtgtactgtacctgtcaacataaaatcaattgcTACCcgcgagctttacagtccgtaacagccgGTTTCTgtgtgtatcggctatttagtcgcttTTCTtgtctggctgctcccaaagcggcacacttgaaactgtctgggcacagaccggcatgttccaccttaaattactgataaactttctctccttgttaattgtagggtcaaattaactggcacgcctcgggagaaATACATAGGATCGGTTAttcctacgttgaagccaagcggatctccagctccatcaagcATATCCTTCCGGCTTACCGTGTATTAGCTTTGCATATTTGATGATTTTTCATCTCGGGTGTTGGATAGGGGAAATTAATGGATTTTGCTCATAAAACTGAAATTGATGGCAGAGAACTTGCTGATTTTAATGCATTCAATTCAAGTACTTGGAATTTAATTAGTTTCTTGAATGCAGCAAATTTACCTTTGTTCATTGTCTGATGACCATCTTCTTCCTTTCCCTCTGATTTAGCATTTGGTTTCCCCTTCCCCTTTGTCCTCATCGTGTCTCTCTTTAAGATATTGTTTTTGTttggcttcttcttcttcttcttctttgcagTTCTGTGTCATGTGTTGTTTATTTCTTCGAAGTGAAGTTGAATCTTTCTTATGTCACATGAGGTGCTTCTTTTTGCTTTTCTGTTTCGTGAATGCATCACATCTGGTAGAGGTAGGTACTGACGTGGTTTGAGATGTGTGGTTGTttgttgttttatttttttcaatcGTTTTTTGTTATGCTTTTTTTATTAGAATCTGGTTGTTTTTTCTTGTATATCATCCAGATTTTTTATTCAGTTTTAGTTATGACGTGTCATTTTTTTTATTGGTTCAAAATCTGGTTGATAGAATAACACAGAATCAACCGAATGTTCTGTGGTCACTCCCATCCGCCGTTGAGCTGGCTGGCCCCCTGCACCTCCGGCGTCATTCCAACGATGTGTAGATTAATTAATACGATAGTAGTATTTTAGGTTTGAGTGGTCATATCCGATGGCATCTGCTCAGATGTCCATCGTCTTCTCCTTCCAGGAAATGACATCTGCTTTAGCAGGTTTAGTGTCGTTGCTCCTGCTTCGGCGGTTCTTTTCTCGTCACATTCTCTTTTTGGTTCGTTTTCTCGTCGGATGGGACAAAGATTGCGATTCTTAAGGCGTCAGATTCTATCATCATCGGCGATGTAACTATGTGAGGCCTTTTCTTTCAACGATTCAAGTGCATATCGAGTTTGATATGTTGTTTGTTGTGTCGTTCAAGAACTATAAAGTTTCTTCGTCGAGAAGGGTGTTGCCGTGTTGGCTTCAAGCTTCAAGCCTGGCGTGTTCCTATGCTTCTCCGTGGAGTGGTGGTTCATTGTGTGGCTCATCTGATTGCCAATGACGAAGACAGCCGGGAGATCCTTGCAAGGACTTGAATACAATGTTTGCTTTTCTCAAGGGTGTCTTTGTAAGGAAGCCAATGTAATATGATATATCATAAGTGAAATAAAAATCGGTTCCTCTCAAAAAAAACTATGCAAAAACAGAAAATGCAACAAAAAAATTAGGGAAAGTCTTTTTGACCCCCTCGCCTATACTCACCTATAAATAGAGATGTTGGTTCACGCTCAAATTTTATTTTTAAAGCCATTTCCTTTTGTAGGCTCACTGCCGTCCTAGGTGGCTCATCAGTCACGAGAATGGTAAATTAGAATGCATTAATAGTTCAAGGTCAAATGATTTTAAGCTATGCATATAATTTTGTAATCCAAATATTCTTTTAGAAAAAAGTTATGCAATTGAAACGTCGCCCTTTCTTCTTTGTTCGTGGTCCTACCGTTGTAGAGATAACTTGATAGTTGAGTCGTCCTTTCTCTATGGTTCGTCCGTCTccactggccactcccacctctCGCCGGCCAGTGGCCACCTCTCACCGGCCGTGCTTGTGCAGCAAGCACTGTAGTGGTCTGCTCCTTTTGGTTTCGCCTACATCACGCACTCATGCGGTAAATCTTAAGAAGATGTTCGGCTGGACTAAAGGTGGCACTGTTCACGTTTGTTTTCACTGTTTatgttctcttttttttttaataaaaaacactgtttcagctaaAAAAAAAGAGATCCAGTCAGACAAAAACAGACAGCCGAACAAGCGCTTAGAGCCATGCTCCCTTGAACTTTTTCTCTTTCCTGCTTTTTGTTTAAGGGTTATTCAAAAAATGTCAATGATATGACATACTTTATTTCATTTCCTCACTTAAATTATTTCATTTCCTCACTTAAATTTAGTGCCTGAGCATCTCCTCCACGAGATTGAGAAAATTTAATTCCCTATATTTGCTTAAAGAGGACTAAGAAAACACAATTCCAAGTTGCAGGGGAGGGCTACTACAGcagaatgaaaaaaaaacataccCCCTTTTATCACATGGGATCCACATGTAAAAAAAAATCttatttcttctttcttttttctctatATATTGTCGCTTTCATCCCCGTCATCCTCTCTCAGGTGCCACTACTGGCCATCTAAGAGGCCCCCACACGCTCGCCGGCCCAGCGTGCTTGCTCGCCCGTCGCGGCGGCTTGCCTGTGCGCAAATGCGACTGATTGCGAGGTCACTCGCCCAGCGCGACGCGGTGGCTTCCCGACGTGGAGGTATAGTAGCTTATACCTCGAGGCCTAGTGCAGCGGCAGGCCTAGCGTGGCAGACGACTTACGCCCCGACGCCGTGTGCCCTCGCTCCACGTTGCAAGACAACCGTCCTGTTCTGTCGTTGGTATTTCGGCTGATTCAATAACGTCTCTATGAAAGAAAATAAGTCAAAATAAGCACAAGATGACTGAAAAGTAGATGGACAGAACATGGTGAACATCTTCGGCGACAAATGAGGACTACCAGTACCAAGGCGACACACAAAAATTATGACGTGCAAGAGAGAAAAGGGATGGGTGTAACGTCCCCTTTCTAACAGGGACTGAGAGATGATTGTTCTCAATtgaggaaaaaaataaaaaaggggaTCGTTTCTCTATTTGCTAGAAAGTGTTTTTTACCTCCTCTCTGTCTTACTTCCTCCGTCGTCGTAAAATAAGTGTCACTTATAGGATCGTGTGCCCCCAACGGTCGTGGCTTGGCGGCCATGGCCTGTTcaactggtattaaagccggctgataaaccGACTGAAATTGttttattatgaaagaaaaatactatagattctagctgataagccggttaAGTTCGAGCTAACAAGCCCATATCCACATTAACCGTGCCCCCGACGACCGCGCACACGCGCTCCCTCCATACACGATTAGTTTATGGGATGGACTGATCGGATTAGCTAGCTGAGCGGTGAAGGCAGCCTGGTCGTGATTTGATACGTTCTGGATGGATGGATGTACGTATACTGTTGGCGGCCATGTCCCCAGTAACCGTGCCCCCGACACGTGCACTGGAACAAGCCGAGAGTTTTGCGTGCGCCCCGTGCAATGGAAGAAATATACAAAAGGAAGCACGAAAGCAGAGCAGCTCATCGTCAGCTGGTGACGGGAACGGAAGGAACAGCACCTTCGGTTTCAGTTCCTCCGTAGtgtttgcatcgcattgcatggTGTCGTCGTCCCTGTCCCTGAGCCTGACACGCACGCACTTGAGCAAGCGATAGAGGGGTGCGCCTGAGGTGCACCTCATCATCATGGCGCAGCGCAGATTGTGGCAGCAGAGCGTACAGCCAGCGTCCTTGTGGTGAGGGAGCGCCAGCACCATCAAGCGCTGCCGCGCTGGTTGGTTCCTGTTGAAATGGTAGAATTCAAGGCCTGGCCTGCTCGGTAGGTGAGGGTGGCCGTAACTGTCGCAtcgaaacattaaatatagattaattataaaatcaattagaAAACTAATTTACTAgataattttttaaacctaattaatttattattaacatATATTTATTGTATCACCACGATGTCAAATTATAGCCTAATTATGTTTAAAAGATTCATTtagtaaattagtcgtaaattatgtaattaattttataattaatctagatttaatacttcatgtatgtgtctaaatattcgatgtgataggaattTTAGGAGGCCATGCAAACCAAAACCAAATAGGGCCACTCTGGTCATCGTCTATCTATCGTCAGATCCTCAGTCCTCATCTTGCCCATCTCGAGCTGAGGTGACTAGCAGAGGGCCGCCCTCttcagtcttcttcctcctcccgttCCGGCCAGTCCCCTTGTTCAACGGTTCAGCCGCCTGCTGAATTTTAGTCACCAGTCACCACCTCTTGCGCCATTCCATTCCTTGCCCAGTAGTGCAGTAGGGCACATCACATTACGACAAACAAATGCAGCTCTCGGCGGCGGACAGCAGGAAgaagaagcggcggcggcggagggagcTGCCACTGCCAGCAGCATGCTCCTCGAGATCtgctgccggcggcggcgccgctcAAGGACAGTGTCAGTgccagtgctgctgctgctctagcCCCGGTGGCAGCGGCCTCGTGGCAACAACAATCCCGTGCGCATTCTCTCGCTGCTCCGGCGGCGCCTCCTCGTCTGCCGCCTGCGCGCCGGTAGCAGCGGCCGTCCGTCTCGGCACCCAGCAGCACAAGCTGACGATGCTCCTCGTTGCACTCgcgctcctcctcgtcctccctcCTGCTCCATTTCTCGTGGCAGGGGTCTCGGTGTCGCCCCGGAGGATGGCGAGGATCCAGAGCCATCTGGACAGGATCAACAAGACCCCCGTGCGCTCCATCCGGGTAAGAACGAGACAAGACGACGGATTAACAACGATCCGTCGCTGCAACAACAACCGTGTGTTTGTTCCTGTCTGTCTGTGGGTTGACGATCATGCATGGCTGATGGAGCCGACGACGGTAGGTTGGTGTAACTTGGGTATTGTTTCATTTCAGAGCGCGGACGGCGACACCATCGACTGCGTGGCGGCGCACGAGCAGCACGGCCTGGACCATCCGCTCCTCAGGACGCACTCCGTCCAGACGGAGCCGCCCGAGGCGCCCATGccgaggggcggcggcggcggattcgTCGTCCCGGCCGCGGCTGGCTGTGGCGCTGCGACGGCGGGGAACGGGAGCAGCAGCGGCAAGAACAACAGGCGCCGAGGCGCGTGGCAGACGTGGCACCACGGCGGGCACTGCCCCAGGGGCACGGTGGCCATCCGGCGGACCACCGCCGAGGACGTGCTGCGCGCCAGGTCCATCTCCCGCTTCGGCCGCAAGAGGAGGCACAGGAACGCCGCCGTCGCCGCACGCGCGGCCAACGCGCCGGACGTCATCACCGGCAATGGCCACGAGGTGAGCCAATGATTTTATCCAGCTAGAGTGCTACTAGCATATTTACAATTCTCATCAAATTAGCTAGCAACTTTATTACTACTACGCTTCCATCGGTGGAGCTCCCGCTGGATTGTCCGTACGTTAGGATTGATCCTTGGGGCTTGggcttgggccttgtttagatgaaaaattttgcaaaatggctATCCGtagtgttttcgttgttatttggcaaatagtgtccaatcatagtctaattaggtttaaaagattcgtcttgtgtatttcgtctaaactatgtaattagttttattttttatttatatttaatgtttcatgcatgcgtctaaagattcgatgtgacagggaatgtgaaaaattttgtaaatttttttgcaaactaaactggaccttgtttagatgcaaaaatttttgcaaaatagatactgtagtgttttcgttgttatttgataaatagtgtccaatcatagtctaattaggcttaaaagattcgtctcgtggatttcatctaaactgtgtaattagttttattttttatttatatttaatgcttcatgcatgcgtctaaagattcgatgtgacgaggaatgtgaaaaattttgcaaaattttttgcaaactaaactggacccaACGTGTGTAAACTCG
This DNA window, taken from Miscanthus floridulus cultivar M001 chromosome 13, ASM1932011v1, whole genome shotgun sequence, encodes the following:
- the LOC136501516 gene encoding protein neprosin-like isoform X2; translation: MQLSAADSRKKKRRRRRELPLPAACSSRSAAGGGAAQGQCQCQCCCCSSPGGSGLVATTIPCAFSRCSGGASSSAACAPVAAAVRLGTQQHKLTMLLVALALLLVLPPAPFLVAGVSVSPRRMARIQSHLDRINKTPVRSIRSADGDTIDCVAAHEQHGLDHPLLRTHSVQTEPPEAPMPRGGGGGFVVPAAAGCGAATAGNGSSSGKNNRRRGAWQTWHHGGHCPRGTVAIRRTTAEDVLRARSISRFGRKRRHRNAAVAARAANAPDVITGNGHEHAIAYTSPSQQQVYGAKATINVWDPAIQESNGFSLSQLWILSGSFNGSDLNSIEAGWQSDAYEATGCYNALCPGFVQTSPRIAIGASISPVSSAGGAQYDMTLLIWKDPKLGNWWLSYGDQLVGYWPAQLFTHLSDHATMVEWGGEVVDTRPGGVHTATQMGSGRFAGEGFGRASYFRNLETVDADNSLAEVALDAIQTLAENPACYDIRKAYDDDGQHSARGGWGTHFYYGGPGQNLACP
- the LOC136501516 gene encoding protein neprosin-like isoform X1 produces the protein MQLSAADSRKKKRRRRRELPLPAACSSRSAAGGGAAQGQCQCQCCCCSSPGGSGLVATTIPCAFSRCSGGASSSAACAPVAAAVRLGTQQHKLTMLLVALALLLVLPPAPFLVAGVSVSPRRMARIQSHLDRINKTPVRSIRSADGDTIDCVAAHEQHGLDHPLLRTHSVQTEPPEAPMPRGGGGGFVVPAAAGCGAATAGNGSSSGKNNRRRGAWQTWHHGGHCPRGTVAIRRTTAEDVLRARSISRFGRKRRHRNAAVAARAANAPDVITGNGHEHAIAYTSPSQQQVYGAKATINVWDPAIQESNGFSLSQLWILSGSFNGSDLNSIEAGWQVSPELYGDSRPRLFTYWTSDAYEATGCYNALCPGFVQTSPRIAIGASISPVSSAGGAQYDMTLLIWKDPKLGNWWLSYGDQLVGYWPAQLFTHLSDHATMVEWGGEVVDTRPGGVHTATQMGSGRFAGEGFGRASYFRNLETVDADNSLAEVALDAIQTLAENPACYDIRKAYDDDGQHSARGGWGTHFYYGGPGQNLACP